The window TTCATTGTTTAATTTTAAGGGTACAATCAGCACAGAGGTAGGTGGCGCGTCGCCTAATCCGGAAGTAATGCGGATATAGTTTTCTGGAATATCCTCCAGGTAAATAGTGTCTGCTTCCAGCACACACTGGCCTATGATACCCTCCCCAATCGCCAGTTTTTTCTCAATGAACTTTTTCCTCTCAAACGCATAGGTGCCCATCAACTCCAGGTAGCTTTCTCCATTTTCGGCCTGCTTCAAAACAAAGAATCCCCCCTGATTTGCCTTTAAGTAATTCACGAGGTTTTTGATGATCGTAAAGTAGAGCTCATCTGTGTCGTCGTCCCTGTAGCGCAGAATTTCAGAGAATTCTGCTACGCCTTTGGTGAACCAGTTCCTGAGCTCGTTTTGCTCATTATTTAGCTTCAGGCTGTTGCGCATGCTTAGGAGTGCCATGCCAAGTTTGTCCTCCTGTTCTATTTCACCAATTTCAGTATCCAGCTTATTGGCGCCAATGCTTACGGCAAAAGCAATTTTTTGCTCCAGTGAGTCTACCAAAAAGTTAAGCGAGTCTGCCATTTCCCTAAGCTCATCCTCGGTGTTGATAACAAGTTTACGTTTGCTGTCAACATTTCCTCTGGATAGTTCTTTTAGCAGCTTGCTGGTATGTATAACCGGCTCAATGATCTTACCTGAAATAAACCCGATCAGAAGTATCAGGATCAACAGTCCGGCAATGCTGATAGCAATGGAGTAGGTAAAGATACGGTCAGTTTCCGTGGTCATATCATCCAGGCGCACAATGGTGCCCAATGCCCAGGGATGAATAGAGCTGCCAAACTGAATGGGTGCAAAACTAACGTATACTTCTTCCTTATTTAAGGTGGTTTGAAAAGAGAAAAATTCTCCTTTACTGATGCTGCCTGCAAGTGATTGCTCTGTATTGCCCAGGGCTTCGGTAACATTTTTACCAATCAACGCTTTATCCGCATGTGCTACAATGGTTCCATTGTTTGCCAGCAGAAAAGTAGTGGAATGCTCATAGGGTTTTATTTGTGTGATGAAATCAAAATTGTTGAGTGCAATGTCCATCCCCACAAGACCAGCAAATTCGCCCCTTATCAGGATGGGCACACATACAGAAGTGCCAAATACATCGTCTTTATTGGTGCTGGAATACTCGCTAAAGGAATAAGGATCGGTAATCTCCTCATTTTTAGAAAGCTTTAAATCGTGGTAGAGGCTACCAACTTTATCGCCATCCAGGTTAAGTGAATCAACAACAGAATCTTTGCTTCTGTAAACAGTGTATCTTTTTCTCCCAAATTTTTTCCCCCAGGCCGGATCAAGTGCATTCAGCTCCAGGCTTGCCCAGGTGCTGTGGTAGCGGTCGTCCTGCTGAACAATCCCAAGCAGCACTTTTAAAATGGCCATGCTCCTAAGGCTGTCACTTTCCTGAAAATATTGCTCAATATTAGCAGCCATGGCGCCGGCTACTCCTAAATCGTGTGATAATAAGGCTTTGGAATCATTTGCATTTCGAAGCGCATACTGATTAGCAATGTTCGTAGCGTCCTCTATGGCTTTGTGCTGGGTATTTACAATGATGAACCCGACAATGAACACATAGGTGAAAAGAAAAACAGCCGCAATGGAGAGGGTGAGCTTTGCACGCAGTTTTAGCTTCATGGCAGAATCTTATGTTTGAACTTTAAAATTAAAGAGCTTCTGCAAGTAATTAGCGGATATCTGGCAGTGGATATTACACAAATGGTGTTTAGGAATATTTTCTCTTTAGGCCCATCTACACCAGCCATGATATTTTGTTATACGGTAGCAATTATTCCCTCCATTATACTACCAAACCGTGGTTATTAGTAGCGTTCATCACCAGCAGGCCTGCTGCTGCATAAAATACTATGGTATCAGGTGCCAGCCCCAGTTCTTATACCGACCCGGGTTTGTTGCCAGGATTCCGCCTGTAGGGCTTTGTATCAATAAAATTTAGAAGGTGTTCAAATAATCCTTTATATATCAGGTATTTAAAGTGATAATTGACTTCAGGTTAAATTTACTGGCATGTTTTCCGCACTACTTTACTCCTGAATACGTTTATCTGTATGCTAACCCGGAGCGGGAGCTTAAACAGCCATTGCTTTACTGCTCCATTTTTTTGAAGGAAATTTATGGGCAGTTTATGCCTATATAGAGTGTTCCCAATTTTATTTTTCTGATTTGTGTTGTTGCAGTGACTGAGGCCCTGGAATTACTAAATCTAAAAAAGGTTATTCCAGTATTTATTTGCCTCTGTACACAGCATTATGTCACAAAAAGTAAAATTCATTAATATAAATCAGTCATCTTTCTTTGCCACAGTACGCAAAAGAGTAGATGCCTACTTCAAAGAAAATGGTATATCTAAAAATGGTAACAGCCTTTTGTGGACCAAGACCGTTATCTATCTGCTGGGTTTTGTTTCCCTCTACCTGCTGATTATTTCGGGCTGGTTTGGCGCCTGGGCTATGCTCGGCATGGCTGTTATGCTGGGCGTGTTTTCAGCATTTATCGGCTTTAATATTTGCCACGATGCTATACATGGCTCATTCTCCGGAAATCAAAAGGTAAACAGAGGCCTTAGTTACCTGTTTCACCTGATTGGGGCCAATCCCTACCTTTGGGATATTACGCATAACATCGTACACCACACGTATACCAACATACCCGGCCATGACGAAGACATTGAGATAGCCCCGGGACTTATTCGTCTGGATGAAAATGAAAAAATAAACAAGGTGCAGCGCTATCAGCATTTTTATGCCTTTTTTTTATATGGGCTGGCGTCTCTCTCCTGGGTTCTGCGCAAAGATTATATCAAGTTTTTTCAGAAACAGATTGGGCAGCACACTGCAAAACATCCTAAAATAGAGTACTTCAACTTATTCTTCTTTAAAATACTTTATTATTTTCTCTTTATCGGAATGCCGCTGCTGCTGCTTGATATAAGCTGGTGGCAGTTAGCAATCGGTTTTCTGATGATGCACCTGGCAGAAGGTTTTGTCATGGGGCTGGTCTTTCAGCTGGCTCACGTGGTAGAGGGTACTGATTTTCCGCTTCCCAATGAGCAGGGAAATGTAGAAGAGGCCTGGGCTGTGCACCAAATGCGGACTACTGCCAATTTCGCTCCAAAAAGCAAAATAGCCAGTTTTCTTTTAGGTGGGCTAAACAGGCAGATTGAACATCACCTTTTTCCCAGGGTTAGCCATGTACATTACCCTTCTATCTCTGTTATTATCAGGCAAACAGCCAAAGAGTTTAACCTGCCCTATATAGAAAGCTCTTCTATCTATACTGCCTTACGCTCACACTACAGGATTCTAAGAAAACTGGGTAAAGAGGCTTATTTAGAGCAGCATGGTAGTATGCGTGCTTTGAAATAGCAACCCCCTCGGCGATATTTTTTTAGGCAACATATTTTATTTGTACTTCAGGCAGGGATGATGTTTCAGGGATAGCATCATAATCTGTTCATGTACAAACTGATATGTCAATATCTGATTTTTGTCATTGATTTCTAGAATTGGAATGATTACATTTATTATTACCAGAGGGCAAGTATTCAAAAAGCCTGGCGGGTATAGAATATCTGTTTTGTCATCTTAATTTTAGCTGATGATCTATAAAAAGTATCTCCCCTCCATTGCATTACAGCCCTTTGTGATGTGCTATTACATATGGGAACACCAGGAGCAGCTGGCAGAGGCAATACAGGTGCAGTCGCCTCCCAATGGGTTGGGCGGCATAGTATT of the Flammeovirgaceae bacterium 311 genome contains:
- a CDS encoding pas sensor protein (COG0840 Methyl-accepting chemotaxis protein): MKLKLRAKLTLSIAAVFLFTYVFIVGFIIVNTQHKAIEDATNIANQYALRNANDSKALLSHDLGVAGAMAANIEQYFQESDSLRSMAILKVLLGIVQQDDRYHSTWASLELNALDPAWGKKFGRKRYTVYRSKDSVVDSLNLDGDKVGSLYHDLKLSKNEEITDPYSFSEYSSTNKDDVFGTSVCVPILIRGEFAGLVGMDIALNNFDFITQIKPYEHSTTFLLANNGTIVAHADKALIGKNVTEALGNTEQSLAGSISKGEFFSFQTTLNKEEVYVSFAPIQFGSSIHPWALGTIVRLDDMTTETDRIFTYSIAISIAGLLILILLIGFISGKIIEPVIHTSKLLKELSRGNVDSKRKLVINTEDELREMADSLNFLVDSLEQKIAFAVSIGANKLDTEIGEIEQEDKLGMALLSMRNSLKLNNEQNELRNWFTKGVAEFSEILRYRDDDTDELYFTIIKNLVNYLKANQGGFFVLKQAENGESYLELMGTYAFERKKFIEKKLAIGEGIIGQCVLEADTIYLEDIPENYIRITSGLGDAPPTSVLIVPLKLNNEVLGVVELASFNKFRKHEIEFVEKVGESIASFIFSFNITSRTKRLLEETQKNTEELKAAEEEMRQNIEELEATQEAMHRIHASSLQNEAILKAIMEGTEDGVLVLDTNYTIVALNDEMKRGFSGINSTLRLEANFLQMLAEDKDSWQERCAQAFAGNKLNFNSDNSTSTGSATSFKLAPVQNDKGTIQFIMLLMHKKTSELAS
- a CDS encoding linoleoyl-CoA desaturase (COG3239 Fatty acid desaturase), producing MSQKVKFININQSSFFATVRKRVDAYFKENGISKNGNSLLWTKTVIYLLGFVSLYLLIISGWFGAWAMLGMAVMLGVFSAFIGFNICHDAIHGSFSGNQKVNRGLSYLFHLIGANPYLWDITHNIVHHTYTNIPGHDEDIEIAPGLIRLDENEKINKVQRYQHFYAFFLYGLASLSWVLRKDYIKFFQKQIGQHTAKHPKIEYFNLFFFKILYYFLFIGMPLLLLDISWWQLAIGFLMMHLAEGFVMGLVFQLAHVVEGTDFPLPNEQGNVEEAWAVHQMRTTANFAPKSKIASFLLGGLNRQIEHHLFPRVSHVHYPSISVIIRQTAKEFNLPYIESSSIYTALRSHYRILRKLGKEAYLEQHGSMRALK